The genomic region AAAAACACAAGCTTTCTGGCATATATGGAGGTATTTGCGCCCCGACTAGATGGGCATGAGCATGTGAACGGAGGCTTTTCCAAACTATGAATGTCTGCAATCTATAAATGTGCAGCCTTATAGAAATATAAAGCGAATGTCGCCATAGGGCCCAGACCGTGTCAAAACTCATCACTAAACTTGCCTGACATGTAAAATGCTCTACCGATCAGCCTAAGAGGAGCAACAGATCAATGATTGGCTCCACTAAGGCTAATATTTTGTCCGTAATCAGGCATTACCAAACCACAGGCTTTTGGATTTTTGCGTTTTGACACAGCCTCGGTCGAAAGCGCCAATTCGTCTTACCTAAAAACCGACATTCACTACTGGCGTAATTGTATCGGAATCAATGGCCTGGGTTTGAATCGGAACTGTTGGCGGTTTTCAATCGGAAGGAGCGGCTGGTTTGTGATGGAATATGAATAGGCACTCTTCTCCCCCTTTGCCCTGTCAATCTCTCATTTATAGTGTGATACGCCTTAGCCGCAACGCATTGCTGATGACCGAAACCGAACTCAGACTCATTGCTGCCGCCGCAATCATCGGCGACAAGAGAATACCGAAAAACGGATAGAGCACGCCGGCGGCAATAGGCACGCCAAGGGCATTATAGATAAACGCGAAGAACAGATTTTGGCGGATATTACGCAAAGTCGCTCGACTTAAATGGCGGGCTTTGACCAGCCCCATCAGATCACCTTTCACGAGCGTAATACCGGCACTTTCCATCGCGACGTCCGTGCCCGTACCCATCGCGATCCCGATATGGGCCGCCGCCAACGCCGGCGCATCGTTGATGCCGTCGCCAGCCATCGCGACGGTGCGGCCTTCGCTCTGTAGTTTTTTGATCACTTCAGTTTTTTGCTCCGGCAACACTTCCGCCTGCACTTGATCGATTCCCAGGCTTTTGGCCACAAACGCGGCTGTTGTGCGGTTGTCTCCGGTCAGCATCACCACCCGAATGCCTTCTTGATGCAAGTCCGCCAATGCTTTGAAGGTTGTGGGCTTGATCGGATCGGCTACGCTGAGAAGTCCAGCCGCTTTACCGTCGATCCCGATCATCATCACCGTGTGTCCTTGTTTGCTCAGTGCCTCTATCGAGTTAGCCAGCAAGTCTGTCGTGATGCCAGACTCCTTCATCAGCTGCGCATTCCCCAAAGCAACCTTCCTGCCGTTTATCATCCCTATGACCCCTCTGCCGGTCAGCGATTGAAACTCGGTGACCGGCAATGGCTTTATCCCCTGCGCTTCTGCGCCTTTGCTGATTGCCGCCGCAAGCGGATGTTCACTGGCACGTTCCAGACTGGCCGCATAGTCCAAGACCTCTTCCTTACTGAAGCCATTGACCGCCTCGACCATGATCAGTCGCGGTTTGCCTTCGGTCAGCGTGCCGGTTTTATCAACGACCAAGGTATCCACTTTTTCCATCACTTCCAGCGCTTCGGCATTTTTAATCAGGACGCCCGCCGTCGCCCCGCGCCCAGTACCGACCATGATCGACATCGGGGTAGCCAATCCCAGGGCGCAGGGACAAGCAATGATCAACACCGCTACTGCGTTCACGACGGCATGCGCTAATCGGGGCTCAGGACCCCAACCCCACCAAACTACAAGTGTAATGACGGCCGTCAGTACCACCGCGGGAACAAAGTAGCCGGAAACCGTATCGGCCAATTTTTGAATCGGCGCCCGGCTGCGTTGCGCTTCACTGACCATATGCACAATTTGAGAAAGCAGGGTTTCGCTGCCGACCCGTTCGGCACGCATCAACAAACTTCCTGTCCCGTTAATCGTCGCACCGATCAGCGGCATATCCGCCACTTTTTCGACCGGAATCGGCTCTCCTGTCACCATCGACTCATCGACCGAACTGGTGCCCTCGATCACGACACCGTCCACTGGCACTTTTTCGCCTGGTCGCACCCGCAGAATATCGCCGGGTTTCACCTGCTCTAGGGGAATATCCGTCTCACTGCCGTCGGCATGGTGAAGCCGCGCGGTCTTAGGCGCCAATCCCAGCAAGAGTTTAATTGCCGCGCTGGTTCGGCTTCTTGCCCGCAATTCCAGCACTTGGCCGAGTAAAACCAGAGTCGTGATCACGGCCGCCGCTTCGAAGTACACGGCTACCAAGCCATGCTGATCTCGTAACGACGGCGGAAAAATCTGCGGCAGAAAGGTGGCCAGCGCGCTGTAAATCCAGGCTACGCCGATTCCCAACGCAATCAAGGTAAACATATTCAGGCGGCGAGTCAGTACAGAAGTCAAGCCGCGTTGAAAAAAAGGCCAGCCGCCCCACAACACGACCGGCGTGGCCAAGGCGAATTCCAGCCATTGGAGTTGGCGTAGAGATAACCAACCGGACACAGAGGCCGGCATCAGGTCATGCAGCATCGCGACCAAAAACACCGGCAAGGACAGGGTAAAACTGACCCAAAACCTTCGCCGCATATCGCTAAGTTCTTGGTTTTCCTCTTCCTCATCTGAAGCATTGCGAGATTCCAGGGCCATGCCGCACTTGGGGCAGAATCCGGGCGCCTGGCGGACCACTTCCGGATGCATCGGGCAGACATATTCCGTGCGCCCACCGGGAGCGGAAGCTATCGCTATCTCTAAGGCCATGCCGCATTTGGGGCAGTTGCCCGGCTGTGTCTGGCGAATCTCGGGGTGCATCGGGCAGGTGTAAGTATTTTCATGAGCGTAATTTGTCATTGTCATACCCTATAGTCGTAGACGGTAGGCAAAAGAGCCGCTTACTCTGTCTGGCTGAAACACCAGTATTTTCCGGTTAGCGATACCACACCGCAATCAATTTGTGACATTCAGCTCTCCATATACAGTCTTCTTCTTGACAGGTATTGCTTGTATCCGTTCGAAAGCAGGGTCGATGCTGACTCGCATTCTGGATGGAATGAATCAGTTCGATTTTCAAATTGTTACATTCAGGGTTTTCAACCCCCACCAATCTTGCCAGTTGTTGTAGACCCAGGAGAGTCATAGCACCATCTTCTTCAACCATAGTCAGATAAAGTGCAATTTGCATCTTTACATATTCTTTTTCGGCTGCCAGCCAATCCTCAAGCTCCCTGCCGGGTGCAAAATTTCTGGCTTCTGCTTTGTAATAAGCATTTTCCGAAATCCATTGGAGACGAATTATGTTTTCCACAATTTGATTTATGGTGCAATTTAGATGAAAAATTAAAGGATCGCCATTTCCAAAGCATAAGATAGTGTGTTTTCTTGAAACTTCAGTTCTATTTCAAACCTTCTTTGTTTGAGGGCGGCGGATGACTTTTCTCAGTTCCAGGATAATCAGCGGTATAGATCCAACCCCGATCCAGACCACACATTGATTTAACGTTACTGGTTCGATCTGAAACAGCTTTTGCAGCATGGGCACATGGTGTATCGCCAACTGCAAGGCGAAACTTACTGCCACAATCAGAAACAAACGCAAATTGGAAAACAGGCCGATCTGCCAAATGGTGCGCTGCTCACTCCGTGCGCCGAAGGCGCGCAGCAGTTCTGCTATCACCAGGGCGGTGAAGGCGGCATCGCGGGCTTGTTCAAGGCTGTTGTCGATGTAGAGTTCATAGGCGAACACGCCAAGCGTGACGCCGGCGGTCAGCAAGCCGGTGAGCAGGGTTAATTTGAGGAAGTTCCAGTTGAATAGGGTTTCTTGGGAGTGTCGCGGAGGGCGATTCAATACGTCGGGATCAATCGGATCAGTCGCCAGAGCGAGCGCCGGCAAACCGTCTGTCACCAAGTTGATCCACAGAAGATGCAGCGGCAGAAGCGGCAGCGGCCAACCCAGAAGGACCGCGCTCAGCATCACGATCAATTCGCCGGTATTCCCTGCCAGCAGATAGGCCAAGGTTTTGGCGATGTTGTCATAAATGCCCCGTCCTTCTTCTACGGCAGCAACAATGGAGGCAAAATTGTCATCGGTGATGATGATATCGGCGGCCTCCTTGGTCACCTCGGTGCCGGTGATGCCCATGGCGATACCGATGGACGCCTCTTTGATCGCAGGCGCATCGTTAACCCCATCCCCCGTCATCGCCACGACTGCATCCAGCGACTTCCAAGCGCGGACAATCCTGAGCTTGTGCTCAGCCGTAACCCGCGCATAAACCGAAACCTGAGCTACACGTTCCTTCAGCGCTTCGTCATCCAGCCTGTCAAGCTCGGCGCCTACGAGAACTTCGTCACCCTTGCCCAGAATGCCTAATTCATGGCCTATTGCCCGTGCCGTATCCGGATGGTCGCCGGTAATCATCACGGTTTTGATGCCGGCCCGTATGCACTTGCCCACGGCCGCCTTCGCCTCGGCACGAGGTGGATCCTGTAAGCCTACAAGCCCCAAAAGGGTAAGCTCCTGCTCGATTTCGCTATCGTTTACCACCATGCCATCTTCGAAGCTGAAGCCACCCAGGGGGCGCTCAGCGATGGCAAGGACGCGTAGGGCATCATGTGCCAGTAAGGTATTAGCCTGGAGCAACCGGCTGCGATCGATCTCAGTCAATTCCCTTACTCCCTGGCCGGTACGGATCAAGGTGCAACGGTGAAGGATAACTTCGGGCGCGCCTTTGACGAATGCCCAGGAACGGCTTTCCCGACTACGGATAACCGTCATGCGTTTGCGGTCGGAATCGAAGGGCACAACAGCCAGACGCGGCATTTCAGTTTCTATAATCGCCCGGGTAATACCGCCTTTTGCAGAGGCTACCAGCAGCGCCCCCTCGGTGGGATCGCCCACTATTCCTGGCCGGTCATCGATTAAGGTCAATTCGGCATCATTGCAGGCGGCCGACGCGCGCAACAAGGCTAGGAGTTCTGGGATTTTCCATGGCGGACTTTCTATGTTGCCGGAAAAGAAGGCTCCTTCCGTGACATAACCTTCGCCGGTGACACGATATAAGCTCTCCGAGGTAATCAACTTGCGGACCGTCATTTCACCCATCGTCAGCGTGCCGGTCTTGTCGGTACAGATAACCTGAGCTCGGCCTAGCGTTTCAACCGAGGCCAGGCGTCGCACCAAGGCATGACGCTGCACCATGCGCTGCACCCCCAAAGCGAGCGCGACAGTCACCACCGCCGGCAGACCTTCGGGAATGGCCGCTACGGCAAGACTCACTGCGCTCAAGAAAAGCTCAAACGGTGCAATTCCTCGCAATAATCCGAGGCTGAAAATCAGCGCGACGATGCCGAAACAGGCCCACAACAACAAGCGCGCTACCCGATTAAGTTGACGTTGCAGTGGGGTTTCTCCACTTTCGGCGGTCTCCAGCAGTTTGGCAATATGGCCGAGTTCTGTTTCCATCCCGGTATCAACCACTAAG from Methylosarcina fibrata AML-C10 harbors:
- a CDS encoding cation-translocating P-type ATPase, whose protein sequence is MNTWHNPSITEAASLLTTDIEHGLSDKEAKKRLERYGQNKLRKGKRFSALAIFVSQFKSLVIWVLMGAAAVSAALGETVDGIAIIAIVILNAVIGFFQEYRAEKAAAALARLTAPHCRVVRGGHSVVVAATEIVPGDILLLEGGDLVAADARLIQASVLRINEAPLTGESQAVGKFTGNLPPETPLAERKNMVFLGTSVTGGTGRALVVDTGMETELGHIAKLLETAESGETPLQRQLNRVARLLLWACFGIVALIFSLGLLRGIAPFELFLSAVSLAVAAIPEGLPAVVTVALALGVQRMVQRHALVRRLASVETLGRAQVICTDKTGTLTMGEMTVRKLITSESLYRVTGEGYVTEGAFFSGNIESPPWKIPELLALLRASAACNDAELTLIDDRPGIVGDPTEGALLVASAKGGITRAIIETEMPRLAVVPFDSDRKRMTVIRSRESRSWAFVKGAPEVILHRCTLIRTGQGVRELTEIDRSRLLQANTLLAHDALRVLAIAERPLGGFSFEDGMVVNDSEIEQELTLLGLVGLQDPPRAEAKAAVGKCIRAGIKTVMITGDHPDTARAIGHELGILGKGDEVLVGAELDRLDDEALKERVAQVSVYARVTAEHKLRIVRAWKSLDAVVAMTGDGVNDAPAIKEASIGIAMGITGTEVTKEAADIIITDDNFASIVAAVEEGRGIYDNIAKTLAYLLAGNTGELIVMLSAVLLGWPLPLLPLHLLWINLVTDGLPALALATDPIDPDVLNRPPRHSQETLFNWNFLKLTLLTGLLTAGVTLGVFAYELYIDNSLEQARDAAFTALVIAELLRAFGARSEQRTIWQIGLFSNLRLFLIVAVSFALQLAIHHVPMLQKLFQIEPVTLNQCVVWIGVGSIPLIILELRKVIRRPQTKKV
- a CDS encoding copper-transporting P-type ATPase yields the protein MTNYAHENTYTCPMHPEIRQTQPGNCPKCGMALEIAIASAPGGRTEYVCPMHPEVVRQAPGFCPKCGMALESRNASDEEEENQELSDMRRRFWVSFTLSLPVFLVAMLHDLMPASVSGWLSLRQLQWLEFALATPVVLWGGWPFFQRGLTSVLTRRLNMFTLIALGIGVAWIYSALATFLPQIFPPSLRDQHGLVAVYFEAAAVITTLVLLGQVLELRARSRTSAAIKLLLGLAPKTARLHHADGSETDIPLEQVKPGDILRVRPGEKVPVDGVVIEGTSSVDESMVTGEPIPVEKVADMPLIGATINGTGSLLMRAERVGSETLLSQIVHMVSEAQRSRAPIQKLADTVSGYFVPAVVLTAVITLVVWWGWGPEPRLAHAVVNAVAVLIIACPCALGLATPMSIMVGTGRGATAGVLIKNAEALEVMEKVDTLVVDKTGTLTEGKPRLIMVEAVNGFSKEEVLDYAASLERASEHPLAAAISKGAEAQGIKPLPVTEFQSLTGRGVIGMINGRKVALGNAQLMKESGITTDLLANSIEALSKQGHTVMMIGIDGKAAGLLSVADPIKPTTFKALADLHQEGIRVVMLTGDNRTTAAFVAKSLGIDQVQAEVLPEQKTEVIKKLQSEGRTVAMAGDGINDAPALAAAHIGIAMGTGTDVAMESAGITLVKGDLMGLVKARHLSRATLRNIRQNLFFAFIYNALGVPIAAGVLYPFFGILLSPMIAAAAMSLSSVSVISNALRLRRITL
- a CDS encoding DUF2934 domain-containing protein translates to MENIIRLQWISENAYYKAEARNFAPGRELEDWLAAEKEYVKMQIALYLTMVEEDGAMTLLGLQQLARLVGVENPECNNLKIELIHSIQNASQHRPCFRTDTSNTCQEEDCIWRAECHKLIAVWYR